CGTGGCAGCGGCGGAAATGCGCCCAATCGCTGCCCCGGCGCACCGGGATCATGAAAATCGGAACCGGCAGATGCCAACAGCCCGAAACGGGCACACAAGCGCGCCAGCGTGGAAACTTCCCCACCCGGCGGCTGACCGGACACCACTTCCATTCCCACGCCGCCGCAACATTTGAAAGCCTGCAGCAAAGCCCGCAAGCGGGCCTGGGTGAAGCCGTAGCGCAGGGGGTGGGCGAGCACCGCCTGTCCCCCCGCCGCTTTGATCCAGGCCACGGCCTCTTCCAAGGCCGCCCACTCGCCGGCGACATACGCGGGCCGGCCGCGTTTAAGAAAACGGCGGAAGGCGTCGTTTAACGTTTTGGCATGGCCCTGACCCACCAGCAGGCGGGCGAAATGGGTCCGTGCCAGGACCGGCCCGCCGGCCAGTGCCACCGCGCCCCGGTAGGCCTCGGTGACGCCTTGTTGCTCCAAACGGCGCGCCATCTCCTCGCCCCGCCACGCGCGGTGGGCGCGCAAGCGCGCCAAGCCCGCATTCAATCCCGGGTGATCGGGCGCCACGCCCAGGCCGACAATGTGAACCACCGCACCGTTCCAGGAAACGGAGATTTCGACGCCGGGGATAAGTTCAACACCCATTTCAGCCGCCGCGGCGTCCGCCTCCGCCACCCCTGCGGTGGAATCGTGGTCGGTCAGCGCAAGGTGGCTCACACCCGCGCGTGCCGCCAAGGCCACCACATCCGCGGGCGGCAAAAGCCCGTCGGAGCAACAAGAGTGGGTATGCAAATCGTGAAGCAACATATTTGGAGAAAAACAGCCCTGTGGAGGGTGGGAGCGCCCCGCCTGGGACGGACGATGGAAATCAGTTATGATAACTGTTTCATTATCTGTGCGCGATGCCTGCTTGACTACCCATGAAGCTATTATTTGATTTTTTCCCGATACTGCTCTTTTTCGCCGCCTACCAGCTTTACGACATTTATGTGGCCACCGTGGTGGCCATGGTCGCCTCGGTAGCGCAGGTGGCATGGTCCTGGTTCCGCCACCGCAAAGTGGAAAACATGCATTGGATCACCATGGCCCTCATATTGGTGCTCGGTGGCGCCACGCTGATTCTCCAGGATGAGATGTTCATCAAATGGAAACCCACCGTGGTGAACTGGCTGTTTGCCATCGCCTTTCTGGCCAGCC
The sequence above is a segment of the Gammaproteobacteria bacterium genome. Coding sequences within it:
- a CDS encoding PHP domain-containing protein encodes the protein MLLHDLHTHSCCSDGLLPPADVVALAARAGVSHLALTDHDSTAGVAEADAAAAEMGVELIPGVEISVSWNGAVVHIVGLGVAPDHPGLNAGLARLRAHRAWRGEEMARRLEQQGVTEAYRGAVALAGGPVLARTHFARLLVGQGHAKTLNDAFRRFLKRGRPAYVAGEWAALEEAVAWIKAAGGQAVLAHPLRYGFTQARLRALLQAFKCCGGVGMEVVSGQPPGGEVSTLARLCARFGLLASAGSDFHDPGAPGQRLGAFPPLPRECRPIWSLWDGAGYRLACRA
- a CDS encoding septation protein A, translated to MKLLFDFFPILLFFAAYQLYDIYVATVVAMVASVAQVAWSWFRHRKVENMHWITMALILVLGGATLILQDEMFIKWKPTVVNWLFAIAFLASQYIGGRPIIQRVMAANISLPQNIWTRLNMIWIAFFVALGVINLFVVYNFDTDTWVNFKLFGMLALTLIFILLQGVYLARHIQEGES